Below is a genomic region from Desulfuromonas sp..
TCCTATCGTGACCTGTTTGCCTTCACCATATTGCTGCTCATTCTCTGGATAAAACCTACGGGACTGTTCGGCATTCCGCAGTCGACCAAGATATAGTCGGGAGATATATTATGAAACAATATTCTCTCAACATTCTACTGGTCATCATCGCAGTTCTGCTGCTGATCGCGGCGCATTTTGGCTGGATCGACAACTATATCCAGATAGTCGTCATGACCATCGGCATCAACATCATGATGTCGACCAGCCTGAACCTGGTCAACGGCAACATGGGCGAATTCACCTGCGGCCATGCCGCCTTCATGTGCGTCGGAGCCTATGTTTCCTCGATTATCTCTGTCTTCTGTTTCGGCACCAAGTTCGGCGCCCCGATGCTGCCCGCCTCCTCGGTTCTGATCGTTTTCCCGATCATTCTGCTGATCGGTGGTGCGTTTGCCGCGGTCTCTTCCCTGCTGGTTTCGATCCCTTCGTTTAAAACCCGCGACGACTACCTGGCGATCATCTCGATCGCGGTTAACTATATGATCATTTCAGCGCTGGAAAACATGGACTTCATCGGCGGCTCGCGTGGTTTCCAGGGGATGAAGGACACCTACTGGGCAATGATCGACATCTTCGACGGCCCCTGGATGCTGTTCTGGGTCATCAACTTCACCATTTTCACCGTTTGGGCGATTCGCCGCTTCATCAGTTCCACCTACGGCAAAGGAGTCAACGCGATCTGCCAGGATGAAGTTGCGGCCGAGATCATGAGCGTCAACACAAACAAGATCAAGATCATCAACTTCATGGTTGCCGCCGGGTTGGCAGGCTGTGCTGGCGGTCTCTACGCCCACATCATCGGCTACGTCAACCCGCAGTCCTTCAACATTCTCAAATCGACCGAAGCGATGGTGATGGTCTATCTCGGCGGCATGGGCTCCCTCTCCGGTGCCGTTATTTCCGCCGTGCTGTTCACCTGCCTGATGGAAGTGCTGCGCTCCCAGGCGATCATCGATGGCCTGCTGTCTCCAATCACCTTCATGTTCCCGGACTGGGAGCCTTCGGCCGGTGTCATCAAGTGGGTCATTATTCCGCTGCTGCTGGTCATCGTGATGCAATTTCGCCCGGAAGGGATCATGGGCAACCGTGAGTTGTCCGATGTGTTTCCGAAGTTGAAAAAGTTTTACAGGTTTAAATAATGGTACAGACCCAATTACAGACAGAGACCTCGCCGGTTCTCGAAATCCACGGCATGACCCAGCAGTTCGGCGGTCTAAGAGCCGTCTCCGACTTTAACGTCAAGCTACAGCCCGGCCAACTGACCGGCCTGATCGGCCCCAACGGCGCCGGAAAAACTACCGTCTTCAACCTGGTGAGTGGCTTCTATCAACCAACGATCGGTAAAATCTTCATCAATGGGCAACCGACTGCCGGCCTTAAACCGCATAAAGTCACTTCGCTCGGCGTCGCCCGTACCTTCCAGAACATCCGCCTCTGGAACGACATGACGGTACTCGACAACATCCGCGTCGCGCAACACTACTGGCTCGGCTACGGCTTTTTCAGCAGCGTCTTCCGCAGCAAACGTTACAAACAGCGGGAAGCACAGATCTCCGAAGAAGCGAATGAGTTGCTCGAAGTCTTTGACCTGAAACGCTTTGCTGACGAGTTGCCGAAGAACCTCCCCTACGGCACCCAGCGCAAACTGGAGATTGCCCGCGCGCTGTCGAGCCACCCGAAACTGCTGCTCCTTGACGAGCCGGCTGCCGGACTCAACTCGGCCGACGCGAAAGAGTTGATCCGCCTGGTCCGCTGGATTCACGAAACTTTTGATGTGACCATCTGGATGATTGAACACCACATGGACGTCATGATGGAACTGGCCACGCAGATCAAGGTGATCGACTTCGGTGAAACCATCGCTGAAGGAACACCAGACGAAATCCGCAACAACCAGGCGGTCATCACCGCCTACCTGGGAGACGATAATATCTGATGCTTCTGCAAGTCGAAAATCTCGAAGTTAAATACGGCAATATCCAGGCGCTGCATGGCATCAGCTTTCACGTCAATGAAGGCGAGATCGTCACCCTGATCGGCGCCAACGGTGCCGGCAAAACCACCAGCCTCTACACCATCACCCGGCTACCACCGCCGGAAGCACCGCGGGTGGTCGGCGGCGATATCAAGTTCCAGGGGGAGTCTATTCTCAAGACCCGCCCGAGCGACGTAGTGAAGAAGCTGAACCTTGCTCTCTCGCCGGAAGGCCGACGGATCTTCGGCAACCTGTCGGTCATGGAGAACCTCAAGCTGGCCACCTACTCCCGCGAGAAGAACGCCGACCTGGATGCCGAGTATGAACGGATTTTCGACCTGTTCCCGCGCCTCAAAGAACGCCGCAACCAGCGCAGCGAGTCGCTCAGTGGCGGCGAGCAGCAGATGCTAGCGGTCTGCCGCGCCCTGATGACCGGCTGCAAAATCCTCCTCCTTGATGAGCCGTCGATGGGTCTGGCACCGGTACTCAAGTACGAGCTGTTCCGCAAGCTGAAGCAACTCAACGAAGACGGAATGACAATTCTGCTGGTCGAACAGAACGCTAACCTGGCACTACACCTGGCGCACCGCGGTTATGTTCTCGATACCGGGAATATTGTTGCCGAAGGGAACGGCCAGCAGTTACTCGAAAATCCCGACGTCAAAAAGGCTTATCTGGGTGGCTGACGCCGTAAATTGTTACCCCGGCTCCGCCACTTCACCCTTTTTCCAACTCTGGCCAACTCTTATTTCTTTCCTTAACCAGTTGCAAAATCGGTAATAACAGTAAAACTCAAGGGTATTGCGGGAAGTTCATTTTTTCTTTTTTCTGGAACTCCCTTTGCAATAAAAACATGGTCAGAGTTGTTCAGCCTGAACCGAGCCGACTGGCTCAAGGAGGTTTGCATGTCATCCCTGCCATTTTTTTCGAACTATCCGATGATCGCCTGGCCGGTTTTTGTCGTTGTACTGGTGATCCTGCTCTACCTGGCCCGCAACCAGACCCACAAAATGATCAAGTCGTTCACCCGGGTTGCCTCACAAGCCCTGCGCATGGCATCAAAATCGTTGATAATGGCTGAACAAAAGCTCAAACAGCGGAACCGCGAAGTGCTTCTCGCCTCCGGCGCTCTCGCCGTCGAAAAGGAGCTGGAACGCGAATTCCACCGGGTCGACGCCGTCGTCAAACGCGACCTGCAGACCTACCCGGCCTTTCATCGCAACATGTCTGACCTGATCACGCGGATCGATGAGGACTACTGCAGGAGTACCGAGGTGCCGCCCTCACCGCCGGCCTGGATCTCGGCGATTGAAGCGGTTGCCCAGGTTCCGAACAGCGATGGCGGTGTCGCCGAAATCCTCGGAGAGATCAACAAGACCCTCGACCGGC
It encodes:
- a CDS encoding ABC transporter ATP-binding protein; amino-acid sequence: MLLQVENLEVKYGNIQALHGISFHVNEGEIVTLIGANGAGKTTSLYTITRLPPPEAPRVVGGDIKFQGESILKTRPSDVVKKLNLALSPEGRRIFGNLSVMENLKLATYSREKNADLDAEYERIFDLFPRLKERRNQRSESLSGGEQQMLAVCRALMTGCKILLLDEPSMGLAPVLKYELFRKLKQLNEDGMTILLVEQNANLALHLAHRGYVLDTGNIVAEGNGQQLLENPDVKKAYLGG
- the livG gene encoding high-affinity branched-chain amino acid ABC transporter ATP-binding protein LivG (Part of the ABC transporter complexes LivFGHMJ and LivFGHMK involved in the high-affinity transport of branched-chain amino acids; LivFGHMK is specific for the transport of leucine, while LivFGHMJ is a transporter for leucine, isoleucine, and valine), translating into MVQTQLQTETSPVLEIHGMTQQFGGLRAVSDFNVKLQPGQLTGLIGPNGAGKTTVFNLVSGFYQPTIGKIFINGQPTAGLKPHKVTSLGVARTFQNIRLWNDMTVLDNIRVAQHYWLGYGFFSSVFRSKRYKQREAQISEEANELLEVFDLKRFADELPKNLPYGTQRKLEIARALSSHPKLLLLDEPAAGLNSADAKELIRLVRWIHETFDVTIWMIEHHMDVMMELATQIKVIDFGETIAEGTPDEIRNNQAVITAYLGDDNI
- a CDS encoding branched-chain amino acid ABC transporter permease → MKQYSLNILLVIIAVLLLIAAHFGWIDNYIQIVVMTIGINIMMSTSLNLVNGNMGEFTCGHAAFMCVGAYVSSIISVFCFGTKFGAPMLPASSVLIVFPIILLIGGAFAAVSSLLVSIPSFKTRDDYLAIISIAVNYMIISALENMDFIGGSRGFQGMKDTYWAMIDIFDGPWMLFWVINFTIFTVWAIRRFISSTYGKGVNAICQDEVAAEIMSVNTNKIKIINFMVAAGLAGCAGGLYAHIIGYVNPQSFNILKSTEAMVMVYLGGMGSLSGAVISAVLFTCLMEVLRSQAIIDGLLSPITFMFPDWEPSAGVIKWVIIPLLLVIVMQFRPEGIMGNRELSDVFPKLKKFYRFK